The Oscillospiraceae bacterium genome has a segment encoding these proteins:
- a CDS encoding ABC transporter permease, with protein MHKNKTKEPLFHIAKRAALPWYLSWAIRIGAIVLALVACAALTVFLTHENPFQVYATMFRGAFSTPRRIWNLLQSLAMLLCVSLALTPAFKMRFWNIGGEGQVLIGGLATAACMICLGGKIPNALLILTMIVASMLAGAIWALIPAFFKAQYNTNETLFTLMMNYVAIQLVAYFVIRWEVPKGSGKIGIINQTTRAGWLPVLGEHDYLLNILIVLALTVFMSIYLKYSKHGYEISVVGESVNTARYIGINVKKVILRTMALSGAVCGIAGLLLVGGTDHTITTTTADNRGFTAIMVSWLAKFSPAYMILTSFLLVFLQKGADEISTVFMLDQSFSEIITGIILFFIIGSEFFINYELKFRRNRKEAA; from the coding sequence ATGCATAAGAATAAGACCAAAGAGCCGCTCTTTCACATTGCCAAGCGGGCGGCACTGCCCTGGTATCTGTCCTGGGCCATTCGCATCGGTGCCATTGTACTGGCGCTGGTGGCATGTGCGGCGCTGACTGTGTTTTTGACCCATGAAAATCCGTTCCAGGTGTATGCCACCATGTTTCGTGGTGCCTTTAGCACCCCCCGCCGGATATGGAACCTGCTGCAAAGTTTGGCTATGCTGCTGTGCGTGTCCCTGGCGTTGACCCCTGCGTTCAAAATGCGGTTTTGGAACATCGGCGGCGAGGGTCAGGTGCTGATCGGCGGTCTGGCAACGGCGGCGTGTATGATCTGCCTGGGTGGCAAGATCCCCAATGCGCTGCTGATATTGACGATGATCGTAGCCAGTATGCTGGCCGGTGCCATTTGGGCGCTGATCCCCGCATTTTTTAAGGCGCAGTATAATACCAACGAGACCTTATTCACCCTGATGATGAACTATGTAGCCATTCAGCTGGTGGCGTATTTCGTCATTCGCTGGGAGGTGCCTAAGGGCTCCGGCAAGATCGGTATTATCAACCAGACCACCCGCGCCGGTTGGTTGCCGGTGCTCGGCGAGCACGACTATTTGCTGAATATTCTCATTGTGCTGGCGCTGACCGTCTTTATGTCCATTTATTTAAAGTACAGCAAGCACGGTTATGAGATCTCCGTGGTGGGCGAGAGTGTAAACACCGCCCGCTATATCGGTATCAATGTTAAGAAAGTGATTCTGCGCACCATGGCCCTGTCCGGCGCCGTTTGCGGCATTGCCGGCCTGCTGCTGGTGGGCGGCACGGATCACACCATTACCACCACCACCGCAGACAACCGGGGCTTTACTGCCATTATGGTGTCTTGGCTGGCCAAGTTCAGCCCGGCGTATATGATCCTCACCTCGTTCCTGCTGGTGTTCCTGCAAAAGGGCGCAGACGAGATCTCTACCGTTTTTATGCTGGACCAATCGTTCTCAGAAATTATTACGGGTATTATCCTGTTCTTTATTATCGGCAGCGAGTTCTTTATCAATTATGAGCTGAAGTTCCGCCGCAATCGGAAGGAGGCCGCCTGA
- a CDS encoding CehA/McbA family metallohydrolase, with the protein MENRIWLKGDTHLHTCNSDGKLTPGQLVEACQQARLDYAIITDHNYNTVKASYTDKNLLVMQGQEITDDLGHINVWGKKVPQDPPYILKTTEDYDAVLAPCREAGATISVNHPFCSMCGFHMDLEHFHFDCVEVWNTIQHSDNIKNMNWWHNQLLQGNHIAAVGGSDFHKDIGPLKLLANPTTIVHTTAKTEEAVLQALREGRSVVTNKPGTSMIYLTVGDANVGDTVSYAPGLTGKVAVTKFKKGHTIKVFNNNDVILEHTAAQSSDRMELDFEIRQPGFIRAEIDYTFRPVMRALYHTVEEKYLHADVADLPPFFWAFTNPIWIR; encoded by the coding sequence ATGGAAAACCGCATTTGGCTCAAAGGCGACACCCACCTGCACACCTGCAACAGCGATGGCAAGCTGACCCCCGGTCAGCTGGTAGAAGCATGCCAGCAGGCAAGGCTGGACTACGCCATTATCACCGACCACAACTACAACACCGTAAAGGCCAGCTATACGGACAAAAATTTGCTGGTGATGCAGGGGCAGGAGATCACCGACGACCTGGGTCACATCAATGTTTGGGGCAAAAAGGTGCCCCAGGATCCGCCGTATATCTTAAAGACCACAGAGGACTATGACGCGGTGCTGGCACCTTGCCGGGAGGCAGGGGCCACCATCTCCGTCAATCACCCGTTTTGCTCTATGTGCGGGTTCCACATGGATCTGGAGCACTTCCACTTTGACTGCGTGGAAGTGTGGAACACCATTCAGCACTCGGATAATATTAAAAATATGAACTGGTGGCACAACCAGCTGCTGCAAGGCAACCACATTGCAGCGGTGGGCGGTTCTGACTTTCACAAGGACATTGGCCCGCTGAAGCTGCTGGCCAACCCCACCACCATTGTGCACACCACCGCCAAAACAGAGGAAGCTGTTTTGCAGGCACTGCGAGAGGGTCGCTCCGTGGTAACCAACAAACCGGGCACCAGTATGATCTACCTGACCGTAGGGGACGCCAATGTGGGCGACACGGTATCCTACGCGCCCGGCCTAACCGGCAAGGTGGCGGTGACAAAGTTCAAAAAAGGCCACACCATCAAGGTGTTTAACAACAACGATGTGATCCTGGAACACACCGCCGCACAAAGCAGCGACCGGATGGAACTGGATTTTGAAATTCGGCAGCCGGGCTTTATTCGGGCAGAAATCGACTACACCTTCCGCCCGGTCATGCGGGCTCTGTACCACACGGTGGAGGAAAAATATCTCCACGCGGATGTGGCCGATCTGCCGCCATTTTTCTGGGCGTTCACCAACCCCATTTGGATTCGCTGA
- a CDS encoding ClC family H(+)/Cl(-) exchange transporter has protein sequence MRKKEKSTFRKIEHHRTETFFLIVRGLEVGVVAGLVSALYRFLLSKAESANHAVLTAIAGKPLYIALFLAALAGIGYLVSQLVRWQPLSSSSGIPQITGEIRGHLDAPWWQVLLAKIAGGTLSILSGLSLGREGPSIQLGGMAAKGIAKVTKADKTTQLRMISCGGGAGLAAAFNAPLAGMMFTLEEIHKTLDGNILCMGIVSTITADYISKLFFGQNTVFHYTTADIPLKSYWILLLLGIVLGLAGVGYNALMLLGQKWIGKIKAPVRMMLVFVCSGVLGLFVPQLLGGGHTMVTLLLQEHPTIKILILLLLGKFLFSLLSFASGAPGGIFFPLLILGTYLGAIYAEAAIAWFGLAPELWQELVVVSMAGFFAAIVRAPMTGIILVFEMTGNLDSLLPLAVVSLTSYTLADLLGSTPIYTALLENLLRPEDKAAARRNRPGEKVLKTYVLPLGSALDGKCIKDIDWGRHCLIVSIERGDTAVTPKGDTTLHAGDTLVVMVSQRRFARDNDRLEALIDPKS, from the coding sequence ATGAGAAAAAAAGAAAAATCTACCTTTCGCAAAATCGAACATCACCGCACAGAGACCTTCTTCCTCATTGTGCGCGGGCTGGAAGTGGGCGTGGTTGCCGGTTTGGTGTCCGCTCTCTACCGCTTTCTGCTCAGCAAAGCGGAAAGCGCCAACCATGCGGTACTCACCGCCATTGCCGGCAAGCCGCTGTACATTGCACTGTTCTTAGCGGCACTGGCGGGGATCGGCTACCTGGTCTCTCAGCTGGTGCGATGGCAGCCTCTGTCGTCCTCCAGCGGTATTCCCCAAATCACCGGGGAAATTCGCGGTCACCTGGACGCCCCCTGGTGGCAAGTGCTGTTGGCGAAGATCGCCGGCGGCACCCTGTCCATTCTCAGCGGACTGAGCCTGGGGCGCGAAGGCCCCAGTATTCAGCTGGGTGGTATGGCGGCCAAAGGGATTGCCAAGGTTACCAAGGCGGACAAAACCACGCAGCTGCGCATGATCAGCTGCGGCGGCGGTGCCGGACTGGCAGCGGCATTTAACGCCCCGCTGGCGGGCATGATGTTCACCCTGGAGGAGATTCATAAAACCCTGGACGGCAACATTCTGTGCATGGGCATTGTGTCTACCATTACGGCAGACTATATCTCCAAGCTGTTTTTCGGTCAAAACACGGTGTTCCACTACACCACCGCCGACATTCCGTTAAAGAGCTACTGGATTCTGCTGCTATTAGGGATCGTGCTGGGGCTGGCCGGCGTGGGCTACAATGCCCTCATGTTGCTGGGCCAAAAATGGATCGGCAAGATCAAAGCACCGGTGCGTATGATGCTGGTTTTTGTTTGCAGCGGCGTGCTGGGGCTGTTTGTGCCCCAACTGCTGGGCGGCGGCCACACCATGGTGACCCTGCTGCTGCAAGAGCACCCTACCATTAAAATTCTGATTTTACTGCTGCTGGGCAAATTTCTTTTTTCCCTGCTGTCCTTTGCCTCCGGCGCACCGGGCGGTATCTTCTTCCCGCTGCTGATTCTGGGGACTTACCTGGGCGCCATCTATGCCGAGGCGGCCATTGCCTGGTTTGGGCTGGCGCCGGAACTGTGGCAGGAGCTGGTGGTGGTGTCTATGGCCGGGTTCTTTGCCGCCATTGTGCGTGCGCCCATGACCGGCATTATCCTGGTATTTGAAATGACCGGCAACCTGGACAGTCTGCTGCCGCTGGCAGTGGTGAGCCTGACCAGCTACACGCTGGCAGATCTGCTGGGCAGCACGCCCATTTACACGGCGCTGCTGGAAAATCTGTTGCGCCCGGAGGACAAGGCGGCAGCGCGCCGCAACCGTCCCGGCGAAAAGGTGCTCAAGACCTATGTACTTCCTTTGGGTAGTGCCCTGGACGGCAAGTGCATTAAAGATATTGACTGGGGCCGCCACTGCCTGATCGTCAGCATTGAGCGAGGTGACACGGCCGTGACCCCTAAGGGCGACACCACTCTCCACGCCGGCGACACGCTGGTGGTGATGGTGAGCCAGCGGCGCTTTGCCCGGGACAATGACCGGCTGGAAGCGCTGATCGACCCCAAATCGTAA
- a CDS encoding xanthine phosphoribosyltransferase — protein MEALKKKILAEGEVYEGNILKVDCFLNHQIDFPFMKEVGREFHRLYKAAGVNKILTIEASGIAVGSVVALEFACPLVFAKKSKTKNIAGDVYKTQVASFTHGTTYDVMVSKRFLTPEDRVLIVDDFLAVGNALRGLIDLVHQSGATLVGCGTVIEKGYQHGGDQLRAEGVRVESLAIVESMDHTTGQICFRD, from the coding sequence ATGGAAGCATTAAAAAAGAAAATTCTCGCCGAGGGCGAGGTCTATGAAGGTAATATTCTTAAGGTGGATTGCTTTTTGAACCACCAGATCGACTTTCCGTTTATGAAAGAGGTGGGGCGGGAGTTCCACCGTCTTTATAAGGCCGCCGGGGTGAACAAAATTCTCACCATTGAGGCCTCCGGCATTGCCGTGGGCAGCGTGGTAGCGCTGGAGTTCGCCTGCCCCTTGGTATTTGCCAAAAAGAGCAAGACCAAGAACATTGCCGGCGATGTGTATAAGACCCAGGTGGCGTCCTTTACCCACGGCACGACCTATGATGTGATGGTGTCCAAGCGGTTTTTGACCCCGGAGGATCGGGTGCTGATCGTAGACGACTTCCTGGCGGTGGGCAATGCCCTGCGGGGGCTCATCGACCTGGTGCACCAAAGCGGCGCCACCCTGGTGGGCTGCGGCACCGTGATCGAGAAGGGCTACCAGCACGGCGGCGATCAGCTGCGTGCCGAGGGCGTTCGGGTGGAGTCCCTGGCCATCGTGGAGTCCATGGACCACACCACCGGGCAGATCTGTTTTCGGGATTAA
- the hpt gene encoding hypoxanthine phosphoribosyltransferase has protein sequence MHENIERVLVSEEELHQINARLGAQITTDYAGKNLLVVGILKGSVLFMADLIREIQLPCKLDFLAVSSYGGDTRSSGVVKIVKDIDIELENYDVLLVEDILDSGRTLSYVCDMLRTRHPASIRVATLLDKPERRVVDLKADYVGTSVPDEFVVGYGLDFDQRYRNLPYIGQLKRSVYEK, from the coding sequence ATGCACGAGAATATTGAACGGGTGCTGGTGTCTGAAGAAGAGCTGCACCAAATCAATGCCCGTCTGGGCGCCCAGATTACTACGGACTACGCCGGCAAAAATCTGTTGGTGGTGGGTATTTTAAAAGGCTCCGTGCTGTTTATGGCGGACCTGATCCGTGAGATACAGCTGCCCTGTAAGCTGGACTTTTTAGCCGTGTCCAGCTACGGCGGTGACACCCGCTCCAGCGGCGTGGTAAAGATTGTGAAGGACATTGATATTGAATTGGAGAACTACGATGTGCTGCTGGTGGAGGATATTCTGGACAGCGGGCGCACCCTCTCCTATGTTTGCGATATGCTGCGTACCCGCCACCCGGCCAGCATTCGCGTGGCTACTTTGCTGGATAAACCGGAGCGCCGCGTGGTAGACTTAAAGGCGGATTATGTGGGCACCAGTGTGCCGGACGAGTTTGTGGTGGGCTACGGCCTGGATTTTGACCAGCGCTACCGCAACTTGCCGTATATCGGTCAGTTGAAACGCTCTGTTTACGAAAAATAA
- a CDS encoding ABC transporter permease: protein MFSLATWVTLFQRAVMQGVPILFGATGEILTEKSGNLNLGIPGIMYVGGISGVIGSFLYEQHVTELNPFLAVLIPLICTLFGSLLMGLLYCFLTVTLRANQNVTGLAITTFGVGFGNFFGASMVQLTGSDIPSVALTRTSTYFRAHLPIAEKMGAFGEMFLSYGFLAYVSIVIAIVCAVFLKRTRGGLHLRAVGENPATADAAGINVERSKYMATCIGSMIAGLGGLYYVMDYACGVWSNDGFGDRGWLAIALVIFAIWRPNLAIFGSILFGFLYIVYLFIPGLDLSKQELFKMLPYVVTILVLIVTSMRKKKENQGPAALGLSYFREER, encoded by the coding sequence ATGTTTAGTTTAGCGACTTGGGTCACGCTGTTCCAGCGTGCCGTGATGCAGGGCGTGCCGATTCTGTTCGGCGCCACCGGTGAGATCTTGACGGAGAAATCTGGCAACCTGAACCTGGGTATTCCCGGTATTATGTATGTGGGCGGTATCAGCGGCGTGATCGGCTCGTTTCTGTATGAGCAGCATGTAACGGAGCTTAATCCGTTTTTGGCTGTGCTGATCCCGTTGATCTGTACGCTCTTCGGCTCCCTGCTGATGGGGCTGCTGTATTGTTTCTTGACCGTGACCCTGCGGGCCAACCAGAATGTAACCGGTTTGGCCATCACCACCTTTGGCGTTGGATTCGGTAACTTTTTCGGTGCCTCTATGGTGCAGCTCACCGGCAGTGACATCCCGTCTGTTGCCCTGACCCGCACCAGCACCTACTTCCGCGCCCATCTGCCTATTGCAGAGAAAATGGGCGCCTTTGGCGAGATGTTCTTGAGCTACGGTTTTCTCGCCTATGTTTCCATTGTGATCGCCATTGTGTGCGCCGTGTTCTTAAAGCGCACTCGGGGCGGCCTGCACCTGCGTGCCGTGGGCGAAAACCCGGCCACCGCAGACGCTGCGGGTATCAATGTGGAGCGCTCCAAGTATATGGCTACCTGCATCGGCAGTATGATCGCCGGGCTGGGCGGTCTGTATTATGTAATGGACTACGCCTGCGGCGTGTGGTCCAACGACGGCTTCGGTGACCGTGGCTGGCTGGCCATCGCTTTGGTGATTTTCGCCATTTGGCGACCCAACCTGGCTATCTTCGGCTCTATCCTGTTCGGGTTCCTGTATATTGTGTATCTGTTTATCCCCGGCCTGGATCTGAGCAAGCAGGAGCTGTTTAAGATGCTGCCCTATGTGGTGACGATCCTGGTATTGATCGTTACCTCTATGCGCAAGAAGAAAGAAAATCAGGGACCGGCCGCCCTTGGTCTGTCCTATTTCCGGGAGGAACGCTGA
- a CDS encoding ABC transporter ATP-binding protein, with amino-acid sequence MGVPAVELKGITKTFGSIVANSDCSLTVEKGEILSVLGENGSGKTTLMNMLAGIYFPDAGQIFVNGEEVVIRSPKDAFKYNIGMIHQHFKLVDVFTATENIVLGMHDEEKFNLAEAEKKVRQITERYGFAVDLKKKIYEMSVSEKQTVEIIKVLYRGANILILDEPTAVLTPQETRRLFDVLRRMREDGKSIIIITHKLHEVLEISDRVVILRKGKNVGNVATKDATEQSLTEMMVGEKIDLHIERTAPKDPQERLRVEHLTVRNKEGAHVLEDVNFTANGGEILGIAGISGCGQKELLEAIAGLQASEKGSSIVYKPSDGQAVNLVGKSPKAIRSLGIALSFVPEDRLGMGLVGNMDIVDNMMLRSYKRGHTAFLERKRPKDLAENIIKSLEIVTPDANTPVRRLSGGNVQKVLVGREIAQHPTVLMVAYPVRGLDINSSYMIYNLLQKQKESGVSVIFVGEDLDVLVELCDRIMVLNSGRITGIVDGPSATKEELGILMTKRVKEEGETHA; translated from the coding sequence ATGGGCGTACCTGCTGTTGAGCTGAAGGGGATTACCAAAACATTCGGCTCCATCGTTGCCAATTCCGACTGCTCTCTGACGGTAGAGAAGGGCGAGATCCTCTCTGTCCTGGGTGAGAACGGCAGCGGCAAGACCACCTTAATGAATATGCTGGCCGGTATTTATTTTCCGGATGCCGGGCAGATCTTTGTCAATGGGGAAGAAGTGGTGATCCGCTCTCCCAAAGACGCATTTAAGTACAATATTGGTATGATCCACCAGCATTTTAAGCTAGTGGATGTGTTTACGGCCACGGAAAATATCGTGCTGGGTATGCACGATGAAGAAAAATTTAACTTGGCTGAGGCTGAGAAAAAAGTGCGGCAGATCACCGAGCGTTACGGTTTTGCCGTGGATTTAAAAAAGAAAATATACGAGATGTCTGTTTCTGAGAAGCAGACGGTCGAGATTATAAAGGTGCTGTATCGCGGCGCCAATATTCTGATTTTGGACGAGCCCACCGCTGTATTGACCCCGCAGGAGACCCGGCGACTGTTTGATGTGTTGCGGCGTATGCGGGAGGACGGCAAGTCCATTATCATCATCACCCATAAACTTCACGAGGTATTGGAAATTTCCGACCGGGTGGTGATTTTGCGCAAGGGCAAGAATGTGGGCAATGTAGCCACCAAGGATGCAACGGAGCAGTCCCTGACCGAAATGATGGTGGGCGAAAAAATCGATTTGCACATTGAGCGCACCGCGCCCAAGGACCCACAGGAGCGGCTGCGAGTGGAGCACCTGACCGTGCGCAACAAAGAGGGTGCCCATGTGCTGGAGGATGTAAACTTTACCGCCAACGGCGGCGAGATCCTGGGCATAGCCGGTATCTCCGGCTGCGGCCAAAAGGAGCTGCTGGAGGCCATTGCCGGTTTACAAGCCAGCGAAAAAGGCTCCAGCATTGTGTATAAGCCGTCAGACGGCCAGGCGGTGAACCTGGTAGGCAAAAGCCCCAAGGCCATTCGCAGTTTGGGTATCGCTTTGTCCTTTGTGCCGGAGGACCGACTGGGTATGGGCCTGGTGGGCAATATGGATATTGTGGACAACATGATGCTGCGCAGCTACAAGCGCGGTCATACGGCTTTTCTGGAGCGCAAGCGTCCTAAGGACCTGGCGGAGAATATCATTAAAAGTCTGGAGATCGTCACCCCGGATGCCAACACCCCGGTGCGCCGACTGTCCGGCGGTAATGTGCAAAAGGTGTTGGTGGGCCGAGAGATCGCCCAGCACCCCACGGTGTTGATGGTGGCCTATCCCGTGCGCGGGTTGGACATCAACTCCTCTTATATGATCTATAATCTGCTGCAAAAGCAGAAGGAAAGCGGTGTGTCCGTGATCTTCGTGGGCGAGGATCTGGATGTGCTGGTGGAACTGTGTGACCGCATTATGGTACTGAACTCCGGCCGGATTACCGGCATTGTGGACGGTCCGTCCGCCACCAAGGAGGAGCTGGGTATCCTGATGACCAAGCGTGTGAAGGAGGAGGGCGAGACCCATGCATAA
- a CDS encoding CehA/McbA family metallohydrolase yields the protein MSYLPCELHCHSVHSDGSFSVAELLRRAYDDHLALIALTDHNTVSGHRELDDSITPAVPGIEWTTFFGHMLVLGARDFVDWRDAVPANIDDKIDQVHAAGGLCGVAHPFQLGSPICTGGRWAFDVQDWNRVDYLEVWHDAFGPDNGENVPATELWKSLLDKGYHLPITYGRDWHRQSDRHFGVTYLNMEEPTAACALEAIRAGRTVVSFGAKFFFRVHRWGETYGIGDTLKRGRVIFSFFTDLHARRKDESDEPISYDTIRIITNGNKCVLETAVTERHARLTLEPGHWYICELWGTVGGEKQALAITSPIYTE from the coding sequence ATGAGTTATTTGCCTTGCGAACTTCATTGCCACAGCGTCCATTCCGATGGGAGCTTTTCTGTGGCGGAACTGCTGCGCCGTGCGTATGATGACCACCTGGCGTTGATCGCTTTGACCGACCACAACACTGTCTCCGGCCACAGGGAGCTGGATGACAGCATTACCCCCGCTGTGCCGGGCATTGAGTGGACCACCTTTTTTGGCCACATGCTGGTGCTGGGCGCCAGGGACTTTGTGGACTGGCGGGACGCAGTGCCTGCCAATATAGACGATAAGATCGATCAGGTGCACGCAGCCGGCGGCCTGTGCGGCGTGGCTCATCCGTTTCAGTTGGGCTCGCCTATCTGTACCGGTGGGCGCTGGGCCTTTGATGTGCAGGACTGGAACCGGGTGGATTACCTGGAGGTATGGCACGATGCTTTTGGCCCGGACAACGGCGAAAACGTCCCGGCCACGGAGCTGTGGAAGTCCTTGCTGGACAAGGGCTATCATCTGCCCATCACCTACGGTCGGGACTGGCACCGCCAGTCGGATCGGCACTTTGGGGTTACCTATTTGAATATGGAAGAACCGACGGCAGCCTGTGCGTTGGAGGCCATCCGCGCCGGGCGCACGGTGGTTAGCTTCGGCGCCAAATTCTTCTTTCGGGTGCACCGTTGGGGCGAAACTTACGGCATTGGCGACACCCTCAAGCGGGGGCGGGTAATCTTCAGCTTTTTTACGGATCTGCACGCCCGGCGTAAGGACGAGAGTGACGAGCCGATAAGCTACGACACCATTCGCATTATTACCAATGGCAACAAGTGTGTGCTGGAGACGGCGGTCACCGAGCGCCACGCCCGGCTGACCCTGGAGCCGGGACACTGGTACATTTGCGAGTTGTGGGGGACCGTTGGGGGCGAAAAGCAGGCTCTGGCCATCACTTCTCCCATTTATACAGAATAA
- a CDS encoding M48 family metallopeptidase, whose amino-acid sequence MDSLMEGVHITRSRRKSIELSIDDDLQIAVKAPLWVTDRAIDHFIAQKADWISRQKAAKAAYLQAHPPLTEAEVEALRRRAKAELPPRVSYYSQILGVTPTGIKITSAKKRFGSCNGKNSICFSLYLMQYPQAAIDYVVVHELCHIRHHDHSPAFYRLVESVLPDYKERERLLRR is encoded by the coding sequence TTGGATTCGCTGATGGAGGGCGTGCATATTACCCGCTCCCGGCGCAAAAGCATAGAGCTGTCCATTGACGATGATCTGCAAATCGCCGTCAAAGCGCCCCTGTGGGTCACCGATCGAGCCATTGATCACTTTATCGCCCAAAAGGCGGACTGGATCAGCCGACAAAAAGCCGCCAAGGCTGCCTACTTACAGGCACATCCGCCCTTAACGGAAGCAGAAGTGGAAGCGCTGCGCCGCCGGGCCAAGGCGGAACTGCCGCCTCGGGTGTCCTATTACAGCCAAATTCTGGGCGTAACCCCCACCGGGATCAAGATAACAAGTGCCAAAAAGCGCTTTGGCTCCTGCAACGGGAAGAACAGCATCTGCTTTTCCCTCTACCTGATGCAGTACCCACAGGCAGCCATAGACTATGTGGTGGTGCACGAGTTGTGTCACATTCGCCACCACGACCACTCCCCTGCCTTTTACCGGCTGGTGGAAAGCGTGCTGCCGGACTACAAAGAGCGGGAGCGCCTGCTGCGCCGCTAA
- a CDS encoding BMP family ABC transporter substrate-binding protein, translating into MKMAKKVLAVLLSVLFVVGVFTACSSNSGDTKKKEDTTNSATSKLKVGFIFLHDKNSTYDLNFIKAADAACEKLGITGAQKLYKTQIPEGQEAYDAAVDLAEQGCNIIFADSFGHEPYIIEAAKKYPNVQFCHSTGTRAHTEGLANYHNAFASIYEGRYLAGIAAGMKLNEMIENGEFKKDEAKMGYVGAFTYAEVISGYTSFFLGARSVCPSVTMEVTFTGSWYDEAAEKEAANKLIKDGCKLISQHADSMGAPTACESAGVPNVSYNGSTISACPNTFIVSSRINWEPYYEYAIKCVAEGKTIDADWTGTLSTGSVELTDVNTKAAAAGTQEAIDAAKKKLEDGSLHVFDTSAFTVNGKKLDSYKADVDTDAKYTPDTEVVKDGYFAESTARSAPYFDVQIDGIKLLDKKQ; encoded by the coding sequence ATGAAAATGGCAAAAAAAGTACTTGCAGTTCTTCTCAGTGTCCTGTTCGTTGTAGGCGTATTCACCGCCTGCTCTTCTAACAGCGGCGACACCAAGAAGAAAGAAGACACCACCAATTCTGCAACCAGCAAATTGAAGGTTGGCTTCATCTTCCTGCACGACAAGAACTCTACCTATGACCTGAACTTTATTAAGGCTGCGGACGCTGCCTGCGAGAAGCTGGGCATCACCGGCGCACAGAAGCTGTACAAGACCCAGATCCCGGAGGGTCAGGAAGCTTATGACGCAGCAGTAGACCTGGCGGAGCAGGGCTGCAACATTATCTTTGCAGACAGCTTCGGTCACGAGCCTTACATCATTGAGGCTGCCAAGAAGTACCCCAATGTGCAGTTCTGCCACTCCACCGGCACCAGAGCTCACACCGAGGGTCTGGCCAACTACCACAACGCTTTTGCCTCCATCTATGAGGGCCGTTACCTGGCAGGTATTGCCGCCGGTATGAAGCTCAACGAGATGATCGAGAATGGCGAGTTCAAAAAGGACGAGGCCAAGATGGGCTATGTAGGCGCCTTCACCTATGCCGAAGTGATCTCCGGCTACACCTCCTTCTTCCTGGGCGCACGCTCTGTATGCCCCTCCGTTACCATGGAAGTTACCTTTACCGGTTCTTGGTACGACGAGGCTGCCGAGAAGGAAGCTGCCAACAAGCTGATTAAGGACGGCTGCAAGCTGATCAGCCAGCACGCCGACTCTATGGGCGCACCCACTGCTTGTGAGTCCGCCGGTGTTCCCAATGTGTCTTACAACGGTAGCACCATCTCCGCTTGCCCCAACACCTTCATCGTATCTTCCCGCATCAACTGGGAGCCGTACTATGAGTATGCCATCAAGTGCGTGGCTGAGGGCAAGACCATTGACGCGGACTGGACCGGTACTCTGTCCACCGGCTCTGTGGAACTGACCGATGTAAACACCAAGGCTGCCGCTGCCGGCACCCAGGAGGCCATTGACGCCGCCAAGAAGAAGCTGGAAGACGGTTCTCTTCATGTGTTTGACACCTCCGCCTTCACCGTAAACGGCAAGAAGCTGGATTCCTATAAGGCGGATGTAGACACCGATGCCAAGTACACCCCGGACACCGAGGTTGTTAAGGACGGCTACTTCGCTGAGTCTACTGCTCGTTCTGCCCCCTACTTTGATGTGCAGATCGACGGTATCAAGCTGCTGGACAAGAAGCAGTAA